A single window of Paenibacillus sp. SYP-B4298 DNA harbors:
- the addA gene encoding helicase-exonuclease AddAB subunit AddA, producing the protein MNSSHLMKPPGSTWTDEQWQAITAGGSDILVAAAAGSGKTAVLVERIIRKISGSTDVDRLLVATFTKAAAAEMKERIRLALERALEQDPASDHLRRQLALINRAAITTLHSFCMDVIRRYYPLIGLDPGFRIANTTEAELLRMEVLDRLLEQRYTEAASQEDHPFIRLVDDYGGERGDEPLYRLVLQLYDFSRSHPWPDQWLESAAELFKPHKEDELAKTRWMDGLTRELRLALEGACAMARQAIGIAKLPGGPAGYIAQLEEDLALIEALLQGVRELPWQQWQASFQIAQLGRLKPLKKGSYDEQLQEMVKELREQMKELLAQTKGELAARRPEEFAAELAALGPQMNELSRLVIDFAVAYEEAKRKRSLLDFGDLEHYCLRILRDPSSTEKQVLPSAAALEYQQQFDEILLDEYQDTNMVQEAIVSLLSRRSPGNRFMVGDVKQSIYRFRLAEPNLFLQKYKSFAEEGGGGLRIDLARNFRSRQEVVDGVNDVFRAIMREKVAEMDYDRSAELVCGASYPPPLQSGSGSPYAVELTLLDRSGLPEAAGEQSELEEGEEVEAAAMEAAELATAQLEARWIALQIRRLMEGDNESGTAAFAAYDGKQKASRSLMWRDIVVLLRATSQWAPILIEELQAAGIPAYAELSSGYFEATEVETMLSLLRIIDNPYQDIPLAGVLRSPLYGLTAEELAIIRMAAARGAYYDAVKAAVVTADVPVSLCERLERFLVQLGRWREEARQGSLADLIWLIYTETGYYDLVGGLPGGVQRQANLRALHDRARQYEETSFRGLFRFLRFVDRMRESGGDLGTARALGEQEDVVRIMSIHKSKGLEFPVVFVAGLGKMFNMQDLNLPFLMHKELGYGPKVIDRERRVGYPSLPYLAIRRQMRMEMLAEEMRVLYVALTRPKEKLFLIGTSKDAQKQLERAQELAKDGSLPDYALASARRYLDWLLPLAMQGGEGGERLEVGSAEAPGLQGWRFALTPAALLGAEAAVAAEDPSEDEQRHSRREQLAKLRPVELNRSERSVAVARVIESLSWRYSHPEAAALAAKTSVTEMKRLYSTLDQQNAADLSWVHSDAVRGGQAGAGGNKTASGFALRRPRFMEERAMSAAELGTLNHLVMQHVPLAKEMGAGELEEALDVLQRRQLITARQREAVNTSAILQFFASPLAARLRSAKWVRREVPFSYRLPAERLYGTNSEGQLEREAVLIQGVIDCLFREEQGLVLLDYKSDRILDGRYEQTAERHRFQLELYAEAASAILGEPIAECFIFFFDGAQAVRINLNYGE; encoded by the coding sequence ATGAATTCATCCCATCTGATGAAGCCTCCGGGCAGCACCTGGACGGATGAGCAATGGCAGGCAATTACGGCCGGAGGGAGCGACATTCTGGTGGCGGCTGCGGCGGGCTCCGGCAAGACGGCAGTGCTGGTCGAGCGGATTATCCGCAAAATATCAGGGAGCACCGATGTCGATCGGCTGCTTGTGGCGACATTTACCAAGGCGGCGGCAGCCGAGATGAAGGAGCGTATTCGCTTGGCGCTCGAGAGGGCGCTGGAGCAAGATCCGGCTTCCGACCATCTGCGGCGTCAGCTTGCGCTGATTAACCGGGCGGCGATCACAACGCTTCATTCCTTCTGCATGGATGTTATTCGTCGCTATTATCCGCTGATCGGACTCGATCCCGGCTTTCGCATTGCCAATACGACGGAGGCGGAGCTGCTGCGGATGGAGGTGCTGGACCGACTGCTGGAGCAGCGGTATACCGAAGCGGCCTCTCAGGAGGATCACCCGTTCATTCGACTGGTGGATGATTATGGCGGCGAGCGGGGGGATGAGCCTCTATATCGGCTTGTGCTGCAATTGTACGATTTTTCGCGCAGCCATCCGTGGCCGGATCAGTGGCTGGAGTCAGCGGCCGAGCTGTTCAAGCCGCATAAGGAGGATGAGCTGGCGAAGACGCGCTGGATGGATGGCTTGACACGCGAGCTGCGGCTTGCGCTGGAGGGAGCCTGCGCAATGGCGCGGCAGGCGATCGGAATTGCGAAGCTGCCAGGAGGGCCCGCTGGCTATATCGCTCAACTGGAGGAGGATCTTGCACTGATTGAGGCGCTGCTGCAGGGGGTGCGGGAGCTGCCGTGGCAGCAATGGCAGGCGTCCTTCCAGATTGCACAGCTCGGCCGTCTGAAGCCGCTGAAGAAGGGGAGCTATGACGAGCAGCTCCAGGAGATGGTCAAGGAGCTGCGCGAGCAGATGAAGGAGCTGCTCGCGCAGACGAAGGGGGAGCTGGCGGCGCGCAGGCCGGAGGAATTCGCAGCCGAGCTGGCGGCGCTGGGGCCGCAGATGAATGAGCTGTCGCGGCTTGTCATCGATTTTGCTGTTGCTTACGAGGAGGCCAAACGCAAGCGCAGCCTGCTCGATTTTGGCGATCTGGAGCACTACTGTCTGCGTATTCTGCGCGATCCGTCATCGACGGAGAAGCAGGTGCTGCCTTCAGCCGCTGCCCTGGAGTATCAGCAGCAATTTGACGAAATTTTGCTGGATGAATATCAGGATACGAACATGGTGCAGGAGGCGATTGTATCGCTGCTGTCGAGACGCTCCCCAGGGAACCGGTTCATGGTGGGCGATGTCAAGCAGTCGATCTATCGCTTTCGGCTGGCGGAGCCAAATCTGTTCCTGCAGAAGTACAAGTCGTTCGCAGAGGAAGGCGGCGGCGGACTGCGCATTGACCTGGCTCGCAACTTCCGCAGTCGTCAGGAGGTCGTTGACGGAGTCAATGATGTGTTCCGCGCCATTATGCGTGAGAAGGTAGCGGAGATGGATTACGACCGGAGCGCGGAGCTTGTATGCGGCGCTTCGTATCCTCCGCCATTGCAGAGCGGCTCCGGCAGTCCTTATGCGGTGGAGCTAACGCTGCTGGATCGCTCCGGCCTGCCGGAGGCAGCCGGGGAGCAGAGTGAGCTGGAGGAGGGCGAGGAAGTCGAAGCGGCCGCTATGGAAGCAGCGGAGCTGGCAACGGCGCAACTGGAGGCGCGGTGGATCGCGCTGCAGATCCGGCGCCTGATGGAGGGCGACAACGAGAGCGGTACAGCCGCCTTCGCGGCCTATGACGGCAAGCAGAAGGCAAGTCGTTCGCTAATGTGGCGGGATATTGTTGTATTGCTGCGTGCGACTTCACAATGGGCGCCGATACTGATCGAGGAGCTGCAGGCTGCGGGCATCCCGGCTTATGCAGAGCTGAGCAGCGGCTACTTCGAGGCGACGGAGGTGGAGACGATGCTGTCGCTGCTGCGGATCATTGACAATCCGTATCAGGACATCCCGCTAGCTGGCGTGCTGCGCTCGCCGCTCTATGGCTTGACGGCTGAGGAACTGGCGATCATTCGTATGGCAGCGGCCAGAGGCGCCTATTATGACGCTGTGAAGGCAGCGGTGGTGACCGCTGATGTGCCTGTATCGCTATGCGAGCGGCTGGAGCGCTTCTTGGTTCAGCTAGGCCGATGGCGCGAGGAGGCTCGTCAAGGGTCGCTGGCTGATCTGATCTGGCTCATCTACACGGAGACAGGGTACTACGATCTGGTGGGCGGTCTGCCCGGAGGTGTGCAGCGTCAAGCCAATCTGCGGGCGCTGCACGATCGTGCGCGGCAGTATGAGGAGACGTCCTTCCGTGGCCTGTTCCGCTTCCTGAGATTTGTCGACCGGATGCGGGAGAGCGGCGGAGATCTGGGAACCGCCCGGGCGCTCGGCGAGCAGGAGGATGTTGTTCGCATCATGTCGATTCATAAGAGCAAGGGACTGGAATTTCCCGTTGTCTTCGTCGCTGGCCTTGGAAAAATGTTCAATATGCAGGATTTGAATCTTCCGTTTCTTATGCATAAGGAATTGGGCTATGGGCCCAAGGTGATCGATCGTGAGCGGCGGGTCGGCTACCCGAGCTTGCCGTATCTTGCGATCCGCAGGCAGATGCGGATGGAGATGCTGGCTGAAGAGATGCGCGTGCTCTACGTTGCGCTCACGAGGCCAAAGGAGAAGCTATTCCTGATCGGTACATCGAAGGATGCGCAGAAGCAACTGGAGCGTGCGCAGGAGCTGGCTAAGGACGGTAGTCTGCCGGATTATGCACTGGCATCTGCGCGGCGTTACCTGGACTGGCTGCTGCCACTTGCCATGCAGGGGGGAGAGGGCGGCGAACGGCTTGAAGTTGGCAGTGCTGAAGCGCCTGGACTGCAAGGCTGGCGCTTTGCACTTACGCCTGCTGCGCTGCTCGGCGCCGAAGCGGCAGTTGCGGCAGAGGACCCGTCGGAGGATGAGCAGCGGCACAGCAGGCGGGAGCAGCTTGCAAAGCTGAGGCCAGTCGAGCTGAACAGGTCGGAGCGGTCTGTTGCGGTAGCACGGGTCATTGAGTCGCTGTCCTGGCGCTATTCGCATCCCGAGGCTGCTGCGCTCGCTGCCAAGACGTCCGTTACGGAGATGAAGCGGCTCTACAGTACACTGGATCAGCAGAATGCGGCGGATCTATCCTGGGTACACTCCGATGCGGTCAGGGGCGGACAAGCGGGGGCAGGCGGCAATAAGACTGCATCGGGCTTTGCCCTGCGCCGTCCGCGCTTCATGGAGGAGCGGGCAATGAGCGCAGCGGAGCTGGGCACGCTGAATCACCTGGTCATGCAGCATGTACCGTTAGCCAAGGAGATGGGCGCTGGTGAACTGGAGGAAGCACTGGATGTTCTGCAGCGGCGCCAACTGATTACAGCACGTCAGCGGGAGGCGGTGAATACATCCGCGATCTTGCAATTCTTCGCCAGTCCGCTGGCCGCAAGGCTGCGCTCAGCGAAGTGGGTGCGCCGCGAGGTGCCATTCAGCTACCGCTTGCCGGCCGAGAGGCTATACGGAACGAACAGCGAGGGACAACTGGAGCGGGAGGCCGTGCTAATACAAGGGGTAATCGATTGTCTGTTCCGCGAGGAGCAGGGACTGGTGCTGCTCGACTACAAGAGCGACCGTATCCTTGATGGGCGCTATGAGCAAACGGCCGAGCGGCACCGGTTTCAACTGGAGCTGTATGCCGAGGCAGCCAGCGCCATACTGGGCGAGCCGATCGCGGAATGCTTCATTTTCTTCTTTGACGGCGCCCAAGCAGTTCGTATAAACTTGAACTATGGCGAATGA
- the addB gene encoding helicase-exonuclease AddAB subunit AddB, whose translation MAMSLRLVLGRSGAGKTSTCMKDIRQQLQMEPTGDSLIMLVPEQATFQTEYELLAQAGVSGTIRAQVLSFRRLALRVMQETGGTALVPITENGKHMLLYKLISRASKQLKLFAGAAEQHGFIEKLNELLAEWKRYGVQADHVPLREEDSPLASGPREGVLLGRKLHDLHYIYQALEQELEGKYIDSEDYLSWLTKGSAEAELLRGARIWVDGFDSFTPKELEALGQLLQHAGHVTITLHLERPYSASEAVHELDLFYTPARTCQQLLLLAEQLGIEVEEPVVLAGVPRRFAASLALAHLEQHYEQRMPLLDTGRRTGGGRRVEDELSVHAAVSRRAEVEACARDLRMRVQEQGLRWRDCMIMARDAADYNDYIGAVFADYGIPFYLDQSSKALQHPLTEFIRSALETTIEGWRYEAVFRCIKTELLMPEDGRLTRESFDRLENYVLAVGIDGKSWSNESRWKPLVFDPLEGKGGEIRASDLEQMEELMAARAAVIEPLQRFERQLRRAADVEGMCRAVYRLLDEIGAAERLEQWSQRDTLRGDLVRARQHRQLWDGVMNLLDQLVELTGEEKLPLALFGGMLEAGLESLQIASIPPTLDQVLIGSLDRTHTGDIRICYVLGANDGVLPMRHKEDGLLTEQEREKLAASGMPLAPGARRRLLDERYLIYKALTKPSQHLWVSYALSDEEGKSLLPSELIHFLRLMYPGLRVQMLPAEPQAGMTPGEQLAFAAIPQRALSHLLGQLRLWQQGQEIAEEWWELYNWLAAHPEYSKRLRALLTALFYTNEEQELSADIAEGLYGLRLQASVSRLERFVSCPFQHFAIHGLKLRERQLYRLGAPDIGQLFHAALSKLAASLGESWGRATERQLRSEAAAAVEELAPRLQSNILTSSSRFQYMARKLTEIVSQAAVVLGEHARRAQFVPVGLELDFGREGGLPPLVLPVDGQRELELIGRIDRVDAAETEEGVLLRVLDYKSSQTSLRLEEVAYGLSLQLLAYLDVLITHAPLWLGRPAKPAGVLYFHVHNPLLSSANRLEEEEARKQLLKRFKLKGLVLADGEAVRMMDGELESGHSELLPVALKRDGGFYSSSSVVTDEQWRQLRGSVRRTIRSIGKRIAQGEVAIAPYKMGDKAPCAYCAYKPVCQFDPLFAGNQYVRLAKCSDAKVWETLAAGGEEGEHEFIPSDEASGQHLDG comes from the coding sequence ATGGCTATGTCGCTTCGCCTCGTGCTGGGTCGATCCGGCGCAGGAAAGACAAGCACCTGTATGAAGGACATCCGCCAGCAATTGCAGATGGAGCCGACAGGCGATTCGTTAATTATGCTGGTGCCTGAGCAGGCGACCTTTCAGACGGAGTACGAGCTGCTGGCTCAAGCTGGCGTGAGCGGGACGATCCGCGCACAGGTGCTCAGCTTTCGGCGGCTGGCGCTGCGTGTCATGCAGGAGACGGGTGGTACGGCGCTCGTGCCGATTACGGAGAATGGCAAGCATATGCTGCTCTACAAGCTCATTAGCCGCGCCAGCAAGCAGTTGAAGCTGTTCGCTGGAGCGGCTGAGCAGCATGGCTTCATCGAGAAGCTGAACGAGCTGCTCGCGGAGTGGAAGCGATATGGGGTACAGGCTGATCATGTGCCGCTCCGTGAGGAAGACAGCCCGCTTGCATCGGGCCCACGCGAGGGGGTGCTGCTCGGTCGCAAGCTGCATGATCTGCACTATATCTATCAGGCGCTGGAGCAGGAGCTGGAAGGGAAATATATCGACTCGGAGGATTATCTGAGCTGGCTGACCAAGGGCAGCGCGGAGGCGGAGCTGCTGCGCGGCGCCCGCATCTGGGTTGATGGCTTCGACAGCTTCACGCCCAAGGAGCTGGAGGCGCTCGGACAACTGCTCCAGCATGCTGGACATGTAACCATTACACTCCATCTGGAGAGGCCATACTCGGCCAGTGAGGCGGTGCACGAGCTGGATCTGTTCTACACCCCTGCCCGCACCTGCCAGCAGTTGTTGCTGCTGGCGGAGCAGCTCGGCATTGAGGTAGAGGAGCCTGTTGTGCTCGCTGGGGTGCCGCGGCGGTTCGCCGCAAGTCTGGCGCTTGCCCATCTGGAGCAGCACTATGAGCAGCGCATGCCGTTGCTGGATACGGGTCGCCGTACCGGAGGCGGGCGCAGAGTGGAGGACGAGCTATCGGTTCATGCGGCAGTCAGTCGCCGTGCCGAGGTGGAGGCCTGCGCGCGCGATCTGCGGATGCGAGTGCAGGAGCAGGGACTGCGCTGGCGGGACTGCATGATTATGGCGCGCGATGCGGCGGATTACAATGACTATATCGGAGCGGTCTTTGCTGACTATGGTATCCCGTTCTACCTCGATCAGTCGAGCAAGGCGCTGCAGCATCCACTGACCGAATTCATTCGCTCGGCCTTGGAGACGACAATTGAGGGCTGGCGATATGAAGCGGTGTTTCGCTGCATCAAGACGGAGCTGCTCATGCCGGAGGACGGACGGCTCACCCGCGAATCATTTGATCGGCTGGAGAATTATGTGCTGGCTGTCGGCATCGACGGCAAGTCATGGAGCAACGAGAGCCGTTGGAAGCCGCTCGTGTTCGATCCGCTCGAGGGGAAGGGCGGCGAGATTCGAGCCTCCGATCTGGAGCAAATGGAGGAGCTGATGGCGGCGCGCGCGGCTGTGATCGAGCCGTTGCAGCGGTTCGAGCGGCAGCTTCGGCGCGCAGCCGATGTGGAGGGCATGTGCCGGGCTGTCTATCGGCTGCTGGATGAGATCGGAGCGGCGGAGCGGCTGGAGCAATGGAGCCAGCGCGACACGCTGCGTGGCGATCTGGTGCGCGCCCGCCAGCACAGGCAGTTGTGGGATGGCGTCATGAACCTGCTCGATCAGCTTGTGGAGCTGACAGGGGAGGAGAAGCTGCCGCTAGCGCTGTTCGGCGGCATGCTGGAGGCGGGGCTTGAGAGCCTTCAGATCGCCTCCATTCCTCCCACGCTCGATCAGGTGCTCATTGGGAGCCTCGACCGTACCCATACGGGCGATATTCGCATCTGTTATGTGCTGGGAGCCAATGACGGCGTGCTGCCGATGCGGCACAAGGAGGATGGCCTGCTCACAGAGCAGGAGCGGGAGAAGCTGGCGGCCTCCGGGATGCCGCTCGCTCCCGGAGCGCGCAGAAGGCTGCTCGATGAGCGATATCTGATCTATAAGGCGCTCACCAAGCCCTCCCAGCATCTGTGGGTAAGCTACGCCTTGTCTGATGAGGAGGGCAAGAGTCTGCTTCCGTCGGAGCTGATCCATTTCCTCCGTCTCATGTATCCGGGGTTGCGGGTACAGATGCTTCCTGCTGAGCCGCAGGCAGGTATGACTCCAGGTGAGCAGCTTGCCTTTGCCGCTATTCCGCAGCGTGCGCTGTCGCATCTGCTGGGGCAGCTTCGGCTCTGGCAGCAGGGGCAGGAGATCGCGGAGGAATGGTGGGAGCTGTACAACTGGCTGGCTGCGCACCCGGAATACAGCAAGCGTCTGCGGGCGCTGCTGACGGCGCTCTTCTATACGAATGAGGAGCAAGAGCTGTCTGCGGATATTGCCGAGGGCTTGTATGGCTTGCGCCTGCAGGCGAGCGTATCGCGGCTGGAGCGGTTCGTGTCCTGCCCGTTCCAGCACTTTGCCATTCACGGCCTCAAGCTGCGCGAGCGACAGTTGTACAGGCTGGGCGCGCCCGACATCGGTCAGTTGTTCCATGCGGCGCTGAGCAAGCTGGCGGCCAGTCTGGGCGAGAGCTGGGGGAGAGCTACGGAGCGGCAGTTGCGCAGCGAGGCTGCGGCGGCGGTCGAGGAGCTTGCGCCGCGGCTGCAATCCAATATCCTGACCAGCAGCAGCCGTTTTCAGTACATGGCTCGCAAGCTGACGGAGATCGTCTCCCAGGCGGCGGTTGTATTGGGCGAGCATGCGCGGCGGGCGCAATTCGTCCCGGTCGGCCTGGAGCTGGATTTTGGCCGCGAGGGCGGCTTGCCGCCGCTCGTGCTGCCGGTCGATGGGCAGCGAGAGCTGGAGCTGATCGGACGGATCGATCGCGTCGATGCAGCCGAGACGGAGGAAGGCGTGCTGCTGCGCGTGCTCGATTACAAGTCCTCGCAGACCTCGCTCCGGCTGGAGGAGGTAGCTTATGGCTTGTCGCTGCAGTTGCTGGCATATCTGGATGTGCTGATCACCCATGCACCGCTCTGGCTGGGACGACCGGCCAAGCCTGCAGGCGTGCTGTACTTTCATGTGCACAACCCGCTGCTTAGCTCAGCGAACCGTCTGGAGGAGGAGGAAGCCCGCAAGCAGCTTCTCAAGCGGTTCAAGCTGAAAGGGCTGGTGCTCGCAGATGGCGAGGCGGTGCGGATGATGGACGGCGAATTGGAATCCGGCCATTCGGAGCTGCTGCCTGTCGCGCTCAAGCGGGATGGAGGGTTCTACAGCAGCTCGTCCGTTGTTACCGATGAGCAATGGCGTCAGTTACGCGGCTCGGTGCGGCGGACGATTCGCTCGATCGGCAAGCGGATCGCACAGGGGGAGGTAGCAATTGCCCCATACAAGATGGGGGATAAGGCTCCATGCGCATACTGCGCCTATAAGCCAGTCTGCCAGTTCGATCCGCTGTTCGCGGGAAATCAATATGTCCGGCTGGCCAAATGCTCTGATGCCAAGGTGTGGGAGACGTTAGCGGCTGGAGGAGAGGAGGGGGAACATGAATTCATCCCATCTGATGAAGCCTCCGGGCAGCACCTGGACGGATGA
- a CDS encoding inositol monophosphatase family protein: protein MKYTAERSYNSARRRAAVRMRAAAVRRAGERDVLVEQKLYEFACKLATDVGQFILSRMDERAAYEQKTNESDLVTAVDKASEAMLMGRIAAQYPEHWVLSEETDGEGDSYEKLRARGDGYGWILDPIDGTTNFIHGVPHFAVSIGIVKDGQPLIGAVYSPLTGELFSARAGHGAYRNNEPIRVGGETRLSQALLATGFHSGDWHAGSAVLPEVAQMVGRCRNLRMTGAASLDMCWVAMGRLTGYWHRGLHPWDSAAGTIIVREAGGKVTDERGESYAMTEFTMVATNGSIHEELQSTLFAVR from the coding sequence TTGAAGTATACAGCAGAGAGAAGCTATAACAGCGCCAGGCGGCGGGCTGCTGTCCGCATGAGGGCGGCCGCTGTACGCCGGGCCGGGGAGAGGGATGTGCTGGTGGAACAGAAGCTATATGAGTTTGCCTGCAAGCTGGCAACGGATGTGGGACAGTTCATACTATCCAGGATGGACGAGCGCGCTGCCTACGAGCAGAAGACGAATGAGTCCGATCTGGTTACGGCTGTGGACAAGGCGAGCGAAGCGATGCTGATGGGGCGGATAGCTGCACAGTACCCGGAACACTGGGTGTTGTCGGAGGAGACGGATGGCGAGGGGGATTCCTATGAGAAGCTGCGCGCTCGCGGCGACGGGTACGGCTGGATACTCGATCCGATCGACGGGACGACGAATTTCATTCATGGCGTGCCGCATTTTGCTGTATCCATCGGTATCGTGAAGGACGGGCAGCCGCTGATCGGTGCGGTATATAGTCCGCTGACGGGCGAGCTGTTCTCAGCGCGCGCCGGTCACGGGGCCTACCGGAACAACGAGCCGATCCGTGTAGGCGGCGAGACGCGGCTGTCGCAGGCGCTGCTTGCAACCGGCTTTCACTCCGGAGATTGGCACGCGGGCTCTGCGGTGCTGCCAGAGGTGGCACAGATGGTCGGGCGCTGCCGCAATCTGCGCATGACGGGGGCGGCGAGCCTCGATATGTGCTGGGTAGCGATGGGGCGGCTCACGGGCTATTGGCACCGTGGGCTGCATCCATGGGACAGCGCTGCGGGCACCATTATCGTCAGGGAAGCAGGCGGCAAAGTGACCGATGAGCGTGGGGAGTCGTATGCGATGACGGAATTTACGATGGTGGCGACGAACGGTTCCATTCATGAAGAGCTGCAAAGCACACTGTTCGCAGTCCGCTAA
- a CDS encoding class I SAM-dependent rRNA methyltransferase: MNERAKVVLKKNRKPRLEQGHPWIYAGEIERLEGIAEPGGLVDVVDHRGRYAATGYWNEQSQIRVRIVAYEPIGEMDTAFFAQRLTRCKQHRERFAPDAADCRLVYGEADFLPGLTVDRFGGVLVVQVLTLGMEIRREQLQEALVQVFAPEGIYERSDVGVRRLEGLEERTGVWYGECPRLIEIMENGLRLEVDIVEGQKTGYFYDQRENRAAIAPLMTGWGARSGIRLAQLETDNGAPEGAGLVPVNANGKPVTFPYWDGATVLECFAHTGSFTLHACKYGAKKVTCLDVSEHAIETARRNVERNGFGDRVEFVVADAFDYLRTQVKGLEERRARSAADSSKVDTSRPLGGTGRTFDVVILDPPAFAKTKLAVEGACRGYKDINLQGLKLVNEGGYLVTASCSYHMRPELFLETIQAAAADAGKTLRLVEWRAAGKDHPQLLGVSEGHYLKFAIFEVYSREKL, translated from the coding sequence TTGAACGAGAGAGCAAAGGTTGTATTGAAGAAAAACCGCAAGCCCCGCCTGGAGCAGGGGCATCCTTGGATCTATGCCGGGGAGATCGAGCGTCTTGAGGGTATAGCCGAGCCGGGAGGTCTGGTGGATGTAGTCGATCATCGCGGGCGGTATGCGGCCACAGGCTACTGGAACGAGCAGTCGCAGATTCGGGTGCGCATCGTCGCATATGAGCCGATCGGGGAGATGGATACGGCTTTCTTCGCCCAGCGCCTGACACGCTGCAAGCAGCATAGAGAACGGTTTGCGCCGGATGCGGCGGATTGCAGGCTCGTCTATGGCGAGGCTGATTTCTTGCCGGGGCTGACCGTCGATCGGTTCGGCGGTGTGCTGGTCGTGCAGGTGTTGACCCTGGGCATGGAGATTCGTCGCGAGCAGCTTCAGGAGGCGCTGGTGCAGGTATTTGCCCCGGAGGGCATCTATGAGCGCAGCGATGTCGGTGTCCGCAGGCTTGAGGGGCTGGAGGAGCGCACCGGCGTATGGTATGGAGAATGTCCGCGGTTGATCGAGATCATGGAGAATGGCCTGCGGCTGGAAGTGGACATTGTCGAGGGGCAGAAAACCGGCTATTTCTATGACCAGCGCGAGAATCGCGCGGCCATTGCACCGCTTATGACCGGATGGGGCGCTCGCAGCGGCATTCGCCTTGCTCAGTTGGAGACGGATAACGGCGCGCCCGAGGGAGCGGGTCTGGTGCCGGTCAATGCGAACGGCAAGCCCGTCACCTTCCCTTACTGGGATGGCGCAACCGTGCTGGAGTGCTTCGCACATACCGGCAGCTTTACGCTGCACGCCTGCAAATACGGTGCGAAGAAGGTCACATGTCTGGATGTATCGGAGCATGCCATTGAGACTGCCCGGCGCAATGTGGAGCGCAACGGCTTTGGCGACCGGGTGGAGTTTGTTGTGGCGGATGCCTTTGACTACCTTCGGACGCAGGTCAAAGGGCTGGAGGAGCGGCGAGCGCGCTCGGCTGCTGACAGCTCGAAGGTGGATACCTCGAGGCCGCTTGGCGGAACCGGGCGAACCTTCGATGTCGTCATCCTCGATCCGCCGGCTTTTGCCAAGACGAAGTTGGCCGTCGAAGGCGCATGCCGCGGCTACAAGGACATTAATCTGCAAGGGTTAAAGCTGGTGAACGAGGGCGGTTATCTGGTGACGGCAAGCTGCTCTTATCATATGCGGCCCGAGCTGTTTCTGGAGACGATCCAGGCGGCGGCAGCCGATGCGGGCAAGACGCTGCGGCTGGTGGAATGGCGTGCCGCAGGCAAGGATCATCCGCAGCTTCTGGGCGTGAGCGAGGGACATTATTTGAAGTTTGCGATTTTTGAAGTATACAGCAGAGAGAAGCTATAA
- a CDS encoding NUDIX hydrolase, which yields MLEISAGGVVYRRLNNELQVQLIQDRYGKISLPKGKMEAGETVEQTALREIEEETGMVGRIVEPIDQIKYRYYDAVKGAVDKEVHYYLVEAVGGELHAQVEEIRGVEWFTPQEAWRRQKQSGYDNNDRILAGALRLLGIQV from the coding sequence ATGTTGGAAATTTCAGCCGGCGGCGTCGTGTACCGACGCTTGAACAACGAGCTGCAGGTTCAGTTGATTCAGGACCGCTACGGGAAAATTTCGCTTCCGAAAGGAAAGATGGAGGCCGGGGAGACGGTAGAGCAGACTGCGCTGCGGGAGATCGAAGAGGAGACGGGCATGGTCGGGCGCATCGTGGAGCCGATCGATCAGATCAAGTATCGTTATTATGACGCGGTCAAGGGTGCTGTGGACAAGGAAGTACACTATTATCTCGTCGAGGCGGTCGGCGGCGAGCTGCATGCCCAGGTGGAGGAGATCCGGGGTGTAGAGTGGTTCACGCCTCAGGAAGCCTGGCGTCGCCAGAAGCAGTCCGGGTATGACAATAATGACCGCATACTGGCCGGTGCCCTGAGGCTGCTGGGGATACAGGTATAA